The Kogia breviceps isolate mKogBre1 chromosome 4, mKogBre1 haplotype 1, whole genome shotgun sequence genome window below encodes:
- the PRR7 gene encoding proline-rich protein 7, translating to MVMSQGTYTFLTCFAGFWLIWGLIVLLCCFCSFLRRRLKRRQEERLREQNLRALELEPLELEGSLAGSPPGLAPPPPPHRSRLEAPAHAHQHVHVHPLLHHGPAQPHAQPHAHHHALPHPPPPHLSVPPRPWSYPRQAESDTSKPPCYEEAVLMAEPPPPYSEVLTDTRGLYRKIVTPFLSRRDSAEKQEQPPPSYKPLFLDRGYTSALHLPSAPRPAPPCPALCLQADRTRRVFPSWTDSELSSREPLEHGAWRLPVSIPLFGRTTAV from the exons aTGGTTATGTCCCAGGGCACCTACACGTTCCTCACGTGCTTTGCCGGTTTCTGGCTCATCTGGGGTCTCATCGTCCTACTCTGCTGCTTCTGCAGCTTCCTGCGCCGCCGCCTCAAACGGCGCCAGGAGGAGCGGCTGCGTGAGCAGAATCTGCGCGCCCTAGAGCTGGAGCCCCTTGAGCTCGAGGGCAGCCTGGCCGGGAGCCCCCCCGGTCTGGCGCCCCCGCCACCACCTCACCGCAGCCGTCTCGAGGCGCCGGCGCACGCCCACCAGCACGTGCACGTGCACCCGCTACTGCACCACGGGCCCGCGCAGCCGCACGCGCAGCCACACGCACACCACCACGCGCTTCCGCACCCACCGCCGCCGCACCTATCAGTACCGCCACGGCCGTGGAGCTACCCGCGCCAAG CGGAATCGGACACGTCCAAGCCACCGTGCTACGAAGAGGCGGTGCTGATGGCCGAGCCGCCGCCGCCCTACAGCGAGGTGCTCACGGACACGCGCGGCCTCTATCGCAAGATTGTCACGCCCTTTCTGAGCCGCCGCGACAGCGCGGAGAAACAGGAGCAGCCGCCGCCCAGCTACAAGCCgctcttcctggaccggggctacACGTCGGCGCTGCACCTGCCCAGTGCCCCGCGGCCCGCGCCGCCCTGCCCTGCGCTCTGCCTGCAGGCGGACCGCACCCGTCGGGTCTTCCCCAGCTGGACCGACTCGGAGCTCAGCAGCCGAGAGCCACTGGAGCACGGAGCTTGGCGCCTGCCGGTCTCCATCCCCTTGTTCGGGAGGACTACAGCCGTATAG
- the GRK6 gene encoding G protein-coupled receptor kinase 6 isoform X3, protein MELENIVANTVLLKAREGGGGNRKGKSKKWRQMLQFPHISQCEELRLSLERDYHSLCERQPIGRLLFREFCATRPELTHCIAFLDGVAEYEVTPDEKRKECGRRLMQNFLSHAGPDLIPEVPRQLVTNCAERLEQGPCKDLFQELTRLTHEYLSVAPFADYLDSIYFNRFLQWKWLERQPVTKNTFRQYRVLGKGGFGEVCACQVRATGKMYACKKLEKKRIKKRKGEAMALNEKQILEKVNSRFVVSLAYAYETKDALCLVLTLMNGGDLKFHIYHMGQAGFPEARAVFYAAEICCGLEDLHRERIVYRDLKPENILLDDHGHIRISDLGLAVHVPESQTIKGRVGTVGYMAPEVVKNERYTFSPDWWALGCLLYEMIAGQSPFQQRKKKIKREEVERLVKEVPEEYSEHFSPQARSLCSQLLCKDPAERLGCGGGGAREVKEHPLFKKLNFKRLGAGMLEPPFKPDPQAIYCKDVLDIEQFSTVKGVELEATDQDFYQKFATGSVSIPWQNEMVETECFQELNVFGLDGSVPPDLDWKGQPPAPPKKGLLQRLFSRQRTAVGTAATVRKSFPPTLSSPPASSPQPEAPPGDWR, encoded by the exons ATGGAGCTCGAGAACATCGTAGCGAACACGGTGCTACTCAAGGCCCGGGAAG GTGGTGGCGGGAATCGCAAAGGCAAAAGCAAGAAATGGCGTCAGATGCTGCAGTTCCCTCATATCAGCCAGTGCGAAGAGCTGCGGCTCAGCCTTG AGCGTGACTACCACAGCCTGTGCGAGCGGCAGCCCATCGGGCGCCTGCTGTTCCGAGAGTTCTGCGCCACGAGGCCCGAGCTGACCCACTGCATTGCCTTCCTGGACGGGGTG GCTGAGTATGAAGTGACCCCTGATGAGAAGCGGAAGGAGTGTGGGCGGCGGCTAATGCAGAATTTTCTGAGCCACGCG GGTCCCGACCTCATCCCTGAGGTCCCCCGGCAACTGGTGACTAACTGTGCTGAGCGGCTGGAGCAGGGGCCCTGCAAAGACCTCTTCCAGGAGCTCACCCG GCTGACCCACGAGTACCTGAGTGTGGCCCCTTTTGCCGACTACCTCGACAGCATCTACTTCAACCgtttcctgcagtggaagtggctGGAAAG GCAGCCAGTGACCAAAAACACCTTCAGGCAGTACCGAGTCCTGGGCAAAGGTGGCTTTGGTGAG GTATGCGCCTGCCAGGTGCGGGCAACAGGCAAGATGTACGCCTGCAAGAAGCTGGAGAAGAAGCGGATCAAGAAGCGGAAAGGGGAGGCCATGGCCCTCAATGAGAAGCAGATCCTGGAGAAAGTGAACAGTAGGTTTGTA GTGAGCTTGGCCTATGCCTACGAGACCAAGGACGCGCTGTGCCTGGTGCTGACGCTGATGAACGGAGGCGACCTCAAGTTTCACATCTACCACATGGGCCAGGCTGGCTTCCCCGAGGCTCGGGCTGTCTTCTACGCAGCGGAGATCTGCTGCGGCCTGGAGGACCTGCACCGGGAACGCATCGTGTACAG GGACCTAAAGCCAGAGAACATCCTACTAGATGACCACG GTCACATCCGTATCTCCGACCTGGGGCTGGCTGTGCACGTACCTGAGAGCCAGACAATCAAAGGCCGTGTGGGCACTGTGGGCTACATGG CCCCAGAGGTGGTGAAGAATGAACGGTACACATTCAGCCCGGACTGGTGGGCACTAGGCTGCCTCCTGTACGAGATGATCGCAGGCCAGTCACCcttccagcagagaaaaaagaagatcAAGCGGGAGGAGGTGGAGCGGCTGGTAAAGGAAGTGCCCGAGGAGTACTCCGAGCACTTTTCCCCACAGGCCCGCTCACTCTGTTCCCAG CTCCTCTGCAAGGACCCTGCGGAGCgcctggggtgtggggggggcggtGCCCGCGAGGTGAAGGAGCACCCCCTCTTCAAGAAGCTGAACTTCAAGCGGCTGGGAGCCGGCATGCTAGAACCACCCTTCAAGCCTGAT ccccaggccattTACTGCAAGGATGTTCTGGATATTGAACAGTTCTCCACAGTTAAGGGTGTGGAGCTGGAGGCCACTGACCAGGACTTCTACCAGAAATTTGCCACGGGCAGTGTGTCCATCCCCTGGCAGAACGAG ATGGTGGAGACCGAGTGCTTCCAGGAGCTGAATGTCTTTGGGCTGGATGGCTCGGTTCCCCCAGACCTGGACTGGAAGGGCCAGCCGCCTGCACCCCCAAAGAAGGGACTGCTGCAGAGACTCTTCAGTCGCCAG CG gactgCTGTGGGAACTGCAGCGACAGTGAGGAAGAGCTTCCCGCCCACCTTGAGCTCCCCACCCGCCTCTAGCCCCCAGCCTGAGGCCCCGCCGGGCGATTGGCGGTAG
- the GRK6 gene encoding G protein-coupled receptor kinase 6 isoform X1, whose translation MELENIVANTVLLKAREGGGGNRKGKSKKWRQMLQFPHISQCEELRLSLERDYHSLCERQPIGRLLFREFCATRPELTHCIAFLDGVAEYEVTPDEKRKECGRRLMQNFLSHAGPDLIPEVPRQLVTNCAERLEQGPCKDLFQELTRLTHEYLSVAPFADYLDSIYFNRFLQWKWLERQPVTKNTFRQYRVLGKGGFGEVCACQVRATGKMYACKKLEKKRIKKRKGEAMALNEKQILEKVNSRFVVSLAYAYETKDALCLVLTLMNGGDLKFHIYHMGQAGFPEARAVFYAAEICCGLEDLHRERIVYRDLKPENILLDDHGHIRISDLGLAVHVPESQTIKGRVGTVGYMAPEVVKNERYTFSPDWWALGCLLYEMIAGQSPFQQRKKKIKREEVERLVKEVPEEYSEHFSPQARSLCSQLLCKDPAERLGCGGGGAREVKEHPLFKKLNFKRLGAGMLEPPFKPDPQAIYCKDVLDIEQFSTVKGVELEATDQDFYQKFATGSVSIPWQNEMVETECFQELNVFGLDGSVPPDLDWKGQPPAPPKKGLLQRLFSRQR comes from the exons ATGGAGCTCGAGAACATCGTAGCGAACACGGTGCTACTCAAGGCCCGGGAAG GTGGTGGCGGGAATCGCAAAGGCAAAAGCAAGAAATGGCGTCAGATGCTGCAGTTCCCTCATATCAGCCAGTGCGAAGAGCTGCGGCTCAGCCTTG AGCGTGACTACCACAGCCTGTGCGAGCGGCAGCCCATCGGGCGCCTGCTGTTCCGAGAGTTCTGCGCCACGAGGCCCGAGCTGACCCACTGCATTGCCTTCCTGGACGGGGTG GCTGAGTATGAAGTGACCCCTGATGAGAAGCGGAAGGAGTGTGGGCGGCGGCTAATGCAGAATTTTCTGAGCCACGCG GGTCCCGACCTCATCCCTGAGGTCCCCCGGCAACTGGTGACTAACTGTGCTGAGCGGCTGGAGCAGGGGCCCTGCAAAGACCTCTTCCAGGAGCTCACCCG GCTGACCCACGAGTACCTGAGTGTGGCCCCTTTTGCCGACTACCTCGACAGCATCTACTTCAACCgtttcctgcagtggaagtggctGGAAAG GCAGCCAGTGACCAAAAACACCTTCAGGCAGTACCGAGTCCTGGGCAAAGGTGGCTTTGGTGAG GTATGCGCCTGCCAGGTGCGGGCAACAGGCAAGATGTACGCCTGCAAGAAGCTGGAGAAGAAGCGGATCAAGAAGCGGAAAGGGGAGGCCATGGCCCTCAATGAGAAGCAGATCCTGGAGAAAGTGAACAGTAGGTTTGTA GTGAGCTTGGCCTATGCCTACGAGACCAAGGACGCGCTGTGCCTGGTGCTGACGCTGATGAACGGAGGCGACCTCAAGTTTCACATCTACCACATGGGCCAGGCTGGCTTCCCCGAGGCTCGGGCTGTCTTCTACGCAGCGGAGATCTGCTGCGGCCTGGAGGACCTGCACCGGGAACGCATCGTGTACAG GGACCTAAAGCCAGAGAACATCCTACTAGATGACCACG GTCACATCCGTATCTCCGACCTGGGGCTGGCTGTGCACGTACCTGAGAGCCAGACAATCAAAGGCCGTGTGGGCACTGTGGGCTACATGG CCCCAGAGGTGGTGAAGAATGAACGGTACACATTCAGCCCGGACTGGTGGGCACTAGGCTGCCTCCTGTACGAGATGATCGCAGGCCAGTCACCcttccagcagagaaaaaagaagatcAAGCGGGAGGAGGTGGAGCGGCTGGTAAAGGAAGTGCCCGAGGAGTACTCCGAGCACTTTTCCCCACAGGCCCGCTCACTCTGTTCCCAG CTCCTCTGCAAGGACCCTGCGGAGCgcctggggtgtggggggggcggtGCCCGCGAGGTGAAGGAGCACCCCCTCTTCAAGAAGCTGAACTTCAAGCGGCTGGGAGCCGGCATGCTAGAACCACCCTTCAAGCCTGAT ccccaggccattTACTGCAAGGATGTTCTGGATATTGAACAGTTCTCCACAGTTAAGGGTGTGGAGCTGGAGGCCACTGACCAGGACTTCTACCAGAAATTTGCCACGGGCAGTGTGTCCATCCCCTGGCAGAACGAG ATGGTGGAGACCGAGTGCTTCCAGGAGCTGAATGTCTTTGGGCTGGATGGCTCGGTTCCCCCAGACCTGGACTGGAAGGGCCAGCCGCCTGCACCCCCAAAGAAGGGACTGCTGCAGAGACTCTTCAGTCGCCAG agGTGA
- the GRK6 gene encoding G protein-coupled receptor kinase 6 isoform X2: MELENIVANTVLLKAREGGGGNRKGKSKKWRQMLQFPHISQCEELRLSLERDYHSLCERQPIGRLLFREFCATRPELTHCIAFLDGVAEYEVTPDEKRKECGRRLMQNFLSHAGPDLIPEVPRQLVTNCAERLEQGPCKDLFQELTRLTHEYLSVAPFADYLDSIYFNRFLQWKWLERQPVTKNTFRQYRVLGKGGFGEVCACQVRATGKMYACKKLEKKRIKKRKGEAMALNEKQILEKVNSRFVVSLAYAYETKDALCLVLTLMNGGDLKFHIYHMGQAGFPEARAVFYAAEICCGLEDLHRERIVYRDLKPENILLDDHGHIRISDLGLAVHVPESQTIKGRVGTVGYMAPEVVKNERYTFSPDWWALGCLLYEMIAGQSPFQQRKKKIKREEVERLVKEVPEEYSEHFSPQARSLCSQLLCKDPAERLGCGGGGAREVKEHPLFKKLNFKRLGAGMLEPPFKPDPQAIYCKDVLDIEQFSTVKGVELEATDQDFYQKFATGSVSIPWQNEMVETECFQELNVFGLDGSVPPDLDWKGQPPAPPKKGLLQRLFSRQDCCGNCSDSEEELPAHLELPTRL, from the exons ATGGAGCTCGAGAACATCGTAGCGAACACGGTGCTACTCAAGGCCCGGGAAG GTGGTGGCGGGAATCGCAAAGGCAAAAGCAAGAAATGGCGTCAGATGCTGCAGTTCCCTCATATCAGCCAGTGCGAAGAGCTGCGGCTCAGCCTTG AGCGTGACTACCACAGCCTGTGCGAGCGGCAGCCCATCGGGCGCCTGCTGTTCCGAGAGTTCTGCGCCACGAGGCCCGAGCTGACCCACTGCATTGCCTTCCTGGACGGGGTG GCTGAGTATGAAGTGACCCCTGATGAGAAGCGGAAGGAGTGTGGGCGGCGGCTAATGCAGAATTTTCTGAGCCACGCG GGTCCCGACCTCATCCCTGAGGTCCCCCGGCAACTGGTGACTAACTGTGCTGAGCGGCTGGAGCAGGGGCCCTGCAAAGACCTCTTCCAGGAGCTCACCCG GCTGACCCACGAGTACCTGAGTGTGGCCCCTTTTGCCGACTACCTCGACAGCATCTACTTCAACCgtttcctgcagtggaagtggctGGAAAG GCAGCCAGTGACCAAAAACACCTTCAGGCAGTACCGAGTCCTGGGCAAAGGTGGCTTTGGTGAG GTATGCGCCTGCCAGGTGCGGGCAACAGGCAAGATGTACGCCTGCAAGAAGCTGGAGAAGAAGCGGATCAAGAAGCGGAAAGGGGAGGCCATGGCCCTCAATGAGAAGCAGATCCTGGAGAAAGTGAACAGTAGGTTTGTA GTGAGCTTGGCCTATGCCTACGAGACCAAGGACGCGCTGTGCCTGGTGCTGACGCTGATGAACGGAGGCGACCTCAAGTTTCACATCTACCACATGGGCCAGGCTGGCTTCCCCGAGGCTCGGGCTGTCTTCTACGCAGCGGAGATCTGCTGCGGCCTGGAGGACCTGCACCGGGAACGCATCGTGTACAG GGACCTAAAGCCAGAGAACATCCTACTAGATGACCACG GTCACATCCGTATCTCCGACCTGGGGCTGGCTGTGCACGTACCTGAGAGCCAGACAATCAAAGGCCGTGTGGGCACTGTGGGCTACATGG CCCCAGAGGTGGTGAAGAATGAACGGTACACATTCAGCCCGGACTGGTGGGCACTAGGCTGCCTCCTGTACGAGATGATCGCAGGCCAGTCACCcttccagcagagaaaaaagaagatcAAGCGGGAGGAGGTGGAGCGGCTGGTAAAGGAAGTGCCCGAGGAGTACTCCGAGCACTTTTCCCCACAGGCCCGCTCACTCTGTTCCCAG CTCCTCTGCAAGGACCCTGCGGAGCgcctggggtgtggggggggcggtGCCCGCGAGGTGAAGGAGCACCCCCTCTTCAAGAAGCTGAACTTCAAGCGGCTGGGAGCCGGCATGCTAGAACCACCCTTCAAGCCTGAT ccccaggccattTACTGCAAGGATGTTCTGGATATTGAACAGTTCTCCACAGTTAAGGGTGTGGAGCTGGAGGCCACTGACCAGGACTTCTACCAGAAATTTGCCACGGGCAGTGTGTCCATCCCCTGGCAGAACGAG ATGGTGGAGACCGAGTGCTTCCAGGAGCTGAATGTCTTTGGGCTGGATGGCTCGGTTCCCCCAGACCTGGACTGGAAGGGCCAGCCGCCTGCACCCCCAAAGAAGGGACTGCTGCAGAGACTCTTCAGTCGCCAG gactgCTGTGGGAACTGCAGCGACAGTGAGGAAGAGCTTCCCGCCCACCTTGAGCTCCCCACCCGCCTCTAG